From a region of the Equus przewalskii isolate Varuska chromosome 2, EquPr2, whole genome shotgun sequence genome:
- the SMIM1 gene encoding small integral membrane protein 1, giving the protein MQPQDSSVQYSRWNNSSRDEVSVAPVSSTEEASGYARISRKLCSGKLGISLKVLGGVTLFWAVFILGYLTGYYMHKCK; this is encoded by the exons ATGCAGCCCCAGGACAGCAGCGTCCAGTACAGCCGGTGGAACAACAGCAGCCGAGATGAAGTCAGCGTGGCCCCTGTGTCCAGCACAGAGGAGGCCTCGGGCTATGCGAG GATCTCCCGGAAGCTGTGCTCGGGCAAGCTGGGCATCTCCCTGAAGGTGCTGGGCGGAGTGACCCTCTTCTGGGCTGTCTTCATCCTGGGCTACCTCACCGGCTACTACATGCACAAGTGCAAATAG